The following are encoded in a window of Streptomyces sp. 11x1 genomic DNA:
- a CDS encoding ABC transporter permease subunit — translation MSRALLRPLFVVALPLVLVTVWWFASAGSTDVYWPPLRTILATFPDVWTAERLRADVLPSLLRLTAGYALAAVVGVALGTVIGTHRRVRAVCEPVLEFLRAVPPPVLVPVIMLFAGIGDTMKIAVIASGCVWPILLNTVEGVRAVDSVMSETARSYGITGAARLRNVVLRSASPQIFAGLRQALSIGIILMVISEMTAASNGLGYTIVQFQRGFAIPDMWTGILVLGLLGFLLSVVFRLVERRVLGWYHGQRASSRRS, via the coding sequence GGTCACGGTCTGGTGGTTCGCGTCGGCGGGCAGCACCGATGTGTACTGGCCGCCGCTGCGCACGATCCTCGCCACGTTCCCGGACGTCTGGACGGCCGAGCGGCTGCGCGCCGACGTCCTGCCCAGCCTGCTGCGCCTGACCGCCGGGTACGCCCTGGCGGCGGTCGTCGGTGTGGCGCTCGGCACGGTCATCGGCACCCACCGGCGGGTGCGGGCGGTCTGCGAACCGGTCCTGGAGTTCCTGCGGGCGGTGCCGCCGCCCGTCCTCGTCCCGGTCATCATGCTGTTCGCGGGCATCGGCGACACGATGAAGATCGCCGTGATCGCGAGCGGCTGTGTCTGGCCGATCCTGCTCAACACGGTCGAGGGCGTCCGCGCGGTGGACTCCGTGATGTCCGAGACGGCCAGGTCGTACGGCATCACGGGCGCGGCGCGGCTGCGGAACGTCGTGCTGCGCTCGGCGAGCCCGCAGATCTTCGCCGGGCTGCGCCAGGCGCTGTCCATCGGCATCATCCTCATGGTCATCAGCGAGATGACCGCGGCCAGCAACGGACTGGGTTACACCATCGTCCAGTTCCAGCGCGGTTTCGCCATCCCCGACATGTGGACCGGCATTCTCGTCCTCGGCCTGCTGGGGTTCCTGCTGTCCGTCGTCTTCCGGCTGGTCGAGCGGCGCGTGCTCGGCTGGTACCACGGTCAGCGCGCGTCCTCCCGGCGGTCGTAG
- a CDS encoding helix-turn-helix transcriptional regulator, with protein sequence MTDGFEVPDAAATVLLPAVVARVTALADKLRVGHAEVFDTRRLSVASGVPEAVVKALLSGRRAGEPDVQARFLQRLDLLRRTRLKPNGRKYTQQEIADGAGMSRQQAGALINGDRRPTMEHCDAIQRFFRVHAGFLTAEDPEALASALMRTEQELLQQLADRERAATEAADDPLQRLLQNHGVRSIAWRAAQLPTDQHRDKVAEWLDMLLESVKRPES encoded by the coding sequence GTGACGGATGGCTTCGAGGTTCCGGACGCCGCGGCGACGGTTCTGCTGCCGGCCGTCGTGGCCCGTGTCACCGCGCTGGCGGACAAGTTGCGCGTGGGGCACGCGGAGGTCTTCGACACCCGGCGGCTCTCGGTGGCCTCGGGTGTGCCGGAGGCGGTCGTGAAGGCCCTGCTGAGCGGTCGGCGCGCCGGTGAGCCGGACGTCCAGGCCCGCTTTCTGCAACGCCTCGACCTGCTGCGACGCACCCGGCTCAAGCCCAACGGCCGCAAGTACACCCAGCAGGAGATCGCCGACGGCGCGGGCATGTCGCGCCAGCAGGCGGGTGCCCTGATCAACGGCGACCGGCGTCCCACGATGGAGCACTGCGACGCCATCCAGCGCTTCTTCAGGGTCCACGCCGGCTTCCTGACCGCCGAGGATCCCGAGGCGCTGGCGAGCGCCCTGATGCGGACCGAGCAGGAGCTCCTCCAGCAACTCGCCGACCGCGAGCGCGCGGCGACCGAGGCCGCGGACGACCCGTTGCAGCGGCTGCTCCAGAACCACGGTGTGCGTTCCATCGCCTGGCGGGCGGCGCAGCTGCCCACCGACCAGCACCGCGACAAGGTCGCGGAGTGGCTGGACATGCTGCTGGAGAGCGTCAAGCGGCCCGAGTCCTGA
- a CDS encoding ABC transporter ATP-binding protein codes for MHALLEVAGLKKVYEGSGRRVEAVRDLTFTVDAGELVCLVGPSGCGKTTLLKCVAGLLRPTAGEVRLMGRPVEGPPPGMAVVFQEYGRSLFPWMRVRDNVELPLRQKRLSREQRRGLVEGALASVGLSDAAGAYPWQLSGGMQQRVAIARALAYEPDVLLMDEPFAAVDAQTRADLEDLVRGLWRERGITILFVTHDIDEAVYLGERVLILSASPTVVQEQLKVDLPAERDQLHTRVAPRFAELRTHVYEQIQAAKRGTALEKDTLEKD; via the coding sequence ATGCACGCCTTGCTTGAGGTAGCGGGCCTGAAGAAGGTCTACGAGGGTTCCGGGCGCCGCGTGGAGGCGGTGCGGGACCTCACCTTCACCGTCGACGCCGGCGAACTGGTGTGTCTGGTGGGCCCGTCGGGCTGCGGCAAGACGACCCTGCTGAAGTGCGTGGCGGGGCTGCTGAGGCCGACGGCGGGTGAAGTCCGCCTGATGGGACGGCCGGTGGAGGGGCCGCCGCCGGGCATGGCGGTCGTCTTCCAGGAGTACGGGCGCAGCCTCTTCCCCTGGATGCGGGTCCGCGACAATGTCGAACTCCCGCTCAGGCAGAAGAGGTTGAGCCGCGAGCAGCGGCGGGGTCTGGTCGAGGGCGCGCTCGCCTCGGTCGGTCTGTCCGACGCCGCCGGGGCGTATCCGTGGCAGTTGTCCGGCGGGATGCAGCAGCGGGTCGCCATCGCCCGCGCGCTGGCGTACGAGCCGGACGTCCTGCTGATGGACGAGCCGTTCGCGGCGGTCGACGCCCAGACCCGCGCCGACCTGGAGGATCTCGTACGGGGCCTGTGGCGGGAGCGCGGGATCACGATCCTCTTCGTCACCCACGACATCGACGAGGCCGTCTACCTGGGCGAACGTGTCCTGATCCTGTCCGCCTCCCCCACGGTCGTCCAGGAGCAGCTGAAGGTCGATCTCCCCGCCGAGCGCGACCAGTTGCACACCCGCGTGGCCCCGCGCTTCGCGGAACTGCGCACCCATGTGTACGAGCAGATCCAGGCGGCCAAGCGGGGGACCGCGCTGGAGAAGGATACGCTGGAGAAGGATTGA